The proteins below are encoded in one region of Aptenodytes patagonicus unplaced genomic scaffold, bAptPat1.pri.cur scaffold_260, whole genome shotgun sequence:
- the LMBR1L gene encoding LOW QUALITY PROTEIN: protein LMBR1L (The sequence of the model RefSeq protein was modified relative to this genomic sequence to represent the inferred CDS: inserted 2 bases in 2 codons) — MAPAEQDALAVRERLFHERVRECIICTLLFASLYILCHFIITHFKKHTDFAAVHDDEDAAVNRIALGLCTFTLAVALGAVLLLPFSIISNEVLLSFPQNYYVQWLNGSLIHGLWNLVFLFXNLSLVFLMPFAYFFTESEGFAGSKKVGIMARVYETSVVLLLLTLLVLGMVWVASAIVGNDAASRQSLHDLWEYYLPYLYSCISLFGVLLLLLCTPFGLSTMFTVTGKLLVKPRLLEDLDEQLSCTRLEEAAVSRRISSGKASCWLNLNVELLREQFFTIRSKRRKLELRHRASPWQRNLGYPLAMLGLLVLTGISVLIVCFHVLELLLDDAAMPRGIQQDASLGQVSFSIFGSFGAALQVVLIFYLMVSSVVGFYSSPLFTRLLPERQDTPLTKIIGNCVSLLVLSSALPVFSRTLGITRFDLLGDXGRFNWLGNFYIVFLYNMGFAGLTTLCLVKRVSWAVQAELIRAFGLHKLPLPVTRSQPPGKPC; from the exons ATGGCCCCTGCGGAGCAGGACGCGCTGGCCGTGCGGGAGCGGCTCTTCCACGAGAGGGTCCGCGAGTGCATC atCTGCACCCTGCTCTTCGCCAGCCTCTACATCCTTTGCCACTTCATCATAACCCACTTCAAGAAGCACACGGACTTTGCGGCAG TTCATGATGACGAGGATGCTGCTGTCAACAGGATTGC gctggggctgtgcaccTTCACCCTGGCCGTGGCGCTGGGCGCCGTGCTCCTGCTGCCCTTCTCCATCATCAGCAATGAggtgctgctctccttcccccagaactACTACGTCCAGTGGCTGAATGGGTCCCTCATCCACG gcctctGGAACTTGGTCTTCCTCT TCAATCTGTCCCTCGTCTTCCTCATGCCCTTTGCCTACTTCTTCACTGAGTCGGAGGGCTTTGCGGGATCCAAGAAGGTAG GCATCATGGCCAGGGTGTACGAGACGTcggtggtgctgctgctgctgacgctgctggtgctgggcatGGTCTGGGTGGCCTCTGCCATCGTCGGCAACGACGCGGCCAGCCGCCAGTCTCTCCACG ACCTCTGGGAATACTACCTGCCCTACCTCTACTCCTGCATCTCGCTCTTCGgcgtgctgcttctgctgt TGTGCACCCCCTTCGGCCTCTCCACCATGTTCACCGTCACGGGGAAGCTGCTGGTGAAACCCCGG ctcctggaAGACCTGGACGAGCAGTTGAGCTGCACGAGGCTCGAGGAAGCCGCCGTGTCCCGCAGGATCTCCTCCG GCAAAGCTTCCTGCTGGCTGAACTTGAACGTGGAGCTGCTGCGGGAGCAGTTCTTCACCATCCGGAGCAAGAGGCGgaagctgg AGCTGCGGCACCGAGCGTCGCCCTGGCAGAGGAACCTGGGCTATCCCTTGGCCATGCTGGGCCTCCTGGTGCTGACG ggcATCTCCGTGCTCATCGTCTGCTTCCAcgtcctggagctgctgctggacgaTGCCGCGATGCCGCGGGGCATCCAG caggacGCATCCCTGGGCCAGGTCTCCTTCTCCATCTTTGGTTCCTTCGGAGCTGCCCTGCAGGTCGTCCTCATCTT CTACCTGATGGTCTCCTCCGTCGTGGGCTTCTACAGCTCCCCCCTCTTCACCCGGCTGCTTCCCGAGCGGCAGGACACCCCCCTCACCAAG aTCATCGGGAACTGCGTCTCCTTGCTGGtgctcagctcagccctgcccgTCTTCTCCAGGACGCTGG gGATCACCCGTTTCGACCTCCTGGGGG TTGGCCGCTTCAACTGGCTGGGGAACTTCTACATCGTCTTCCTCTACAACATGGGCTTCGCGGGGCTCACCACCCTCTGCCTGGTGAAGAGGGTCTCCTGGGCCGTCCAGGCCGAGCTCATCCGCGCCTTCG GTCTGCACAAGCTGCCGCTGCCCGTGACGCGCTCCCAGCCCCCCGGCAAGCCCTGCTAG